One window of the Klebsiella sp. WP3-W18-ESBL-02 genome contains the following:
- a CDS encoding co-chaperone YbbN — translation MSVQNIVNITEANLHQTLEQSVATPVLFYFWSERSQHCLELTPVLENLAAQYNGQFILAKVDCDAEQMVASQFGLRAIPTVYLFQNGQPVDGFQGPQPEEAIRALLDKVLPREEELKAQEALALIQEGKHAEALPLLKDAWQLSGQDSQIGLLLAETYIALGRSEEAEAVLQTIPLQDQDTRYQGLVAQIELLKQAADTPEIQQLQQQVEQNPDDAALASKLALQLHQVGRNEEALELLFSHLRKDLGAADGQARKMLQEILAALGTGDALASKYRRQLYSLLY, via the coding sequence TCTACTTCTGGTCCGAGCGTAGCCAGCACTGCCTGGAGCTGACGCCGGTGCTGGAAAACCTGGCTGCGCAGTATAACGGCCAGTTTATTCTGGCGAAGGTCGACTGCGATGCCGAACAGATGGTGGCCTCTCAGTTTGGCCTGCGCGCTATTCCAACCGTTTATCTGTTCCAGAATGGTCAGCCGGTCGACGGCTTCCAGGGCCCGCAGCCGGAAGAGGCTATTCGCGCGCTGCTGGATAAAGTTCTACCGCGTGAAGAAGAGCTGAAGGCGCAAGAGGCGCTGGCGCTGATTCAGGAAGGTAAGCACGCCGAGGCCCTGCCGCTGCTGAAAGATGCCTGGCAGCTCTCCGGGCAGGACAGCCAGATTGGCCTGCTGCTGGCAGAAACCTACATTGCGCTCGGCCGTTCTGAAGAGGCGGAAGCGGTGTTGCAAACCATCCCGTTGCAGGATCAGGATACCCGCTACCAGGGGCTGGTGGCACAGATTGAGCTGCTTAAGCAGGCGGCAGATACGCCGGAAATCCAGCAGCTGCAGCAGCAGGTTGAGCAAAACCCGGACGACGCGGCGCTGGCCTCAAAGCTGGCACTTCAGCTGCATCAGGTCGGGCGTAATGAAGAAGCGCTGGAGCTGTTGTTCAGCCACCTGCGCAAAGACCTGGGCGCGGCTGACGGCCAGGCGCGCAAAATGTTGCAGGAAATCCTGGCAGCGCTCGGCACCGGCGATGCGCTGGCATCGAAATACCGCCGCCAGCTGTATTCATTGCTGTACTGA
- the fetB gene encoding iron efflux ABC transporter permease subunit FetB: MNNEHIITNESLALSMVLVLIAIVVSYREKLALEKDIIWSICRAVVQLVIVGYVLKYIFNVNHAVLTLLMVLFICFNAAYNAQKRSKYIDKAFVSSFIAITAGAGLTLAVLVFSGSIAFVPMQVIPISGMIAGNAMIAVGLCYNNLGQRFSAEQQQIQEKLSLGATPKMASARLIRESIRASLIPTVDSAKTVGLVSLPGMMSGLIFAGIDPVKAIKYQIMVTFMLLSTASLSTIIACYLTYRKFYNARHQLVVTQLKKRD; this comes from the coding sequence ATGAATAACGAACACATCATCACTAACGAGTCGCTGGCGCTGTCGATGGTGCTGGTATTGATTGCCATTGTGGTGAGTTACCGGGAAAAGCTGGCGCTGGAAAAAGACATTATCTGGAGCATTTGCCGCGCGGTGGTGCAGCTGGTTATCGTTGGCTATGTACTGAAGTATATTTTCAACGTCAACCATGCGGTGCTGACGCTACTGATGGTTCTGTTTATCTGCTTCAACGCCGCCTATAACGCGCAAAAGCGCAGTAAATATATCGACAAAGCGTTCGTGTCATCGTTTATCGCCATTACCGCCGGAGCCGGTCTAACGCTTGCGGTACTGGTCTTTTCCGGTTCGATCGCTTTTGTGCCGATGCAGGTCATTCCTATTTCCGGGATGATTGCCGGTAACGCGATGATTGCGGTTGGGCTGTGCTACAACAACCTGGGCCAGCGCTTTAGCGCTGAACAGCAGCAGATTCAGGAGAAGCTGAGCCTGGGGGCAACGCCGAAAATGGCCTCCGCTCGTCTTATTCGCGAAAGCATTCGCGCGTCGTTGATTCCGACCGTCGACTCGGCGAAAACCGTGGGGCTGGTGAGTTTACCGGGGATGATGTCAGGGCTGATTTTTGCCGGTATTGACCCGGTAAAGGCAATTAAATATCAGATAATGGTGACCTTTATGCTGCTTTCTACCGCCAGCCTGTCAACCATTATTGCCTGCTATCTGACCTATCGGAAGTTTTACAACGCGCGCCACCAGCTGGTGGTGACGCAACTGAAAAAACGCGATTGA
- the fetA gene encoding iron efflux ABC transporter ATP-binding subunit FetA encodes MTENSAILQLKQVSFHIGEKTILENINLNVAPGEFKLITGPSGCGKSTLLKIIASLLSPSAGQILFGGQDINTLTPEAYRQQVSYCAQTPALFGDTVYDNFIFPWQIRGQQPDPDRFLGQLTRFGLAEDTLSKSINELSGGEKQRVSLIRNLQFLPKVLLLDEITSALDEQNKGNVNEIIHQYVRDEQVAVLWVTHDKDEISHADEVIMLPSHPQSVRESDHE; translated from the coding sequence ATGACGGAAAATAGCGCGATTTTACAGCTTAAGCAGGTGAGCTTTCATATTGGCGAGAAGACGATCCTTGAGAATATAAACCTGAACGTGGCTCCCGGCGAATTCAAGCTGATTACCGGCCCGTCCGGCTGTGGAAAAAGCACCTTATTAAAAATTATCGCTTCGCTGCTCTCACCGAGCGCAGGGCAGATATTGTTTGGCGGCCAGGATATTAACACCCTAACGCCGGAAGCCTATCGCCAGCAGGTGTCCTACTGCGCGCAGACTCCGGCGCTGTTTGGTGACACGGTGTACGACAACTTTATTTTCCCCTGGCAAATTCGCGGCCAACAGCCGGACCCGGATCGTTTCCTGGGGCAGCTAACGCGCTTTGGTCTGGCCGAAGATACCCTGTCTAAATCAATCAACGAGCTGTCGGGAGGCGAAAAACAGCGGGTATCGTTAATTCGCAATTTGCAATTTTTACCCAAGGTGCTGCTACTCGATGAAATAACCAGCGCGCTGGATGAGCAGAATAAAGGGAACGTGAATGAAATTATTCATCAGTACGTACGCGATGAGCAGGTTGCCGTGCTGTGGGTGACCCACGACAAAGATGAAATTAGCCATGCCGATGAGGTGATTATGCTGCCTTCGCACCCACAGAGCGTCAGGGAGTCAGATCATGAATAA